One segment of Candidatus Bathyarchaeota archaeon DNA contains the following:
- a CDS encoding NAD(P)H-hydrate dehydratase — translation MFNSEVYLTSTDVRRLDLNSEYLGVLPLQLMENAGAAVAAEIASRFKPESKILVLAGPGRNGGDGMVAARHLASRGFKVNVILVGSEANIKDDIVSQNWSTLKNMASTIQIQTVTDSTGIGEFEADVIVDGLLGVGFKGPLRQPILEAVRVLNRSRGFKVSIDVPTGVDSDSGEVYGEAVKADLTVTFHAEKAGFKKAKDYLGEVKVAPIGIPPEADLYTGPGDVEAVLKVRPAKSKKGDYGRLLIIGGSETYSGAPALVALAALRSGTDLAYVAAPYRTAEAISSMSPNLITIKLAGEHFNQANLGQLRTYIERATTVAVGPGMGLHKESVEAFKKLLPILQQYSKPTLIDADGLKALATFKGQLGFPAVLTPHAGEFENLSGRKAPAEIEGRATEAKTLACEYGAVILLKGWVDVVSDGVKVKLNRTGNPGMTVGGTGDVLSGVVAGLMAQGVDPFQASAAGAFINGAAGDIAYKEYGPHLTPTDLLENIHKIMNNPMIHKDVKYGG, via the coding sequence ATGTTTAACAGTGAGGTTTACCTCACATCCACAGATGTCAGGAGGCTAGATCTAAACTCTGAATATTTAGGTGTCTTGCCACTACAATTGATGGAGAATGCAGGCGCAGCGGTTGCAGCTGAGATCGCCTCAAGATTCAAACCTGAATCCAAGATTCTGGTTCTCGCAGGTCCAGGCAGAAACGGAGGTGACGGAATGGTTGCAGCCCGACACCTAGCCTCAAGAGGATTCAAAGTAAACGTGATCCTTGTAGGAAGCGAGGCAAACATAAAGGACGACATAGTAAGCCAGAACTGGTCGACCCTGAAGAATATGGCATCAACAATCCAGATTCAGACAGTCACAGACTCAACCGGAATAGGAGAGTTTGAAGCCGACGTCATAGTCGACGGCCTCCTAGGCGTAGGGTTCAAGGGCCCCCTCAGACAACCTATCTTAGAAGCTGTCAGAGTCTTGAACAGGTCCAGAGGATTCAAGGTCTCGATAGATGTACCTACAGGGGTCGACTCAGACAGCGGCGAAGTCTACGGTGAAGCTGTGAAGGCAGACCTGACAGTCACATTCCACGCCGAGAAGGCAGGCTTCAAAAAGGCGAAGGATTATCTCGGAGAGGTCAAGGTGGCGCCTATAGGGATACCTCCCGAAGCCGACTTATACACCGGTCCAGGGGATGTCGAAGCAGTTTTGAAGGTTAGGCCGGCGAAATCTAAGAAGGGCGACTACGGCAGGCTTCTAATCATAGGTGGGAGCGAGACTTACAGCGGAGCGCCGGCCCTCGTAGCTCTAGCTGCCCTCCGCTCAGGGACAGACCTAGCCTATGTCGCAGCACCATACAGAACCGCTGAAGCAATCTCTTCGATGTCGCCGAACCTCATAACGATCAAACTTGCAGGTGAACATTTCAACCAAGCCAACCTAGGCCAACTCAGAACATATATCGAGAGGGCCACAACCGTCGCCGTAGGTCCTGGGATGGGCCTCCACAAAGAATCTGTAGAAGCCTTCAAGAAGCTTCTGCCCATACTCCAGCAATATTCCAAGCCTACACTGATAGACGCCGACGGATTGAAAGCCTTAGCCACATTTAAGGGTCAACTAGGGTTTCCAGCGGTTCTCACCCCACATGCAGGAGAATTTGAAAACCTCTCTGGAAGGAAGGCCCCAGCTGAGATTGAAGGCAGAGCCACGGAGGCAAAGACCCTTGCATGCGAGTATGGTGCAGTAATCCTTCTGAAAGGTTGGGTAGACGTAGTATCTGACGGGGTGAAGGTGAAACTTAACAGGACAGGAAATCCAGGGATGACCGTGGGCGGAACAGGAGACGTACTCTCAGGAGTAGTCGCCGGACTGATGGCTCAAGGGGTAGACCCATTCCAAGCATCAGCTGCAGGAGCCTTCATAAACGGTGCAGCCGGAGACATAGCCTACAAGGAGTATGGCCCACACCTTACACCTACAGATCTGCTCGAGAACATCCATAAGATCATGAATAACCCAATGATCCATAAGGACGTAAAGTATGGAGGCTGA
- a CDS encoding DUF367 family protein codes for MGQDDPSKCTSAKLVRFNLAKPIRSRRLIPRRAILLNPSSNLVLTPSDKENVDDGGVVAVDCSWKRIGETFNRRFPGLNRRLPSLLAANPVSYAKIGVLSSAEALAASLIITSYNQEGERILKIYKWGQTFLTLNMEPLKEYSRAKSLEDVLKVEEAYFGSTNIKETS; via the coding sequence ATGGGCCAGGACGACCCATCCAAATGCACCTCAGCAAAACTTGTAAGATTCAACCTGGCAAAACCAATAAGATCCAGAAGACTGATCCCTAGAAGGGCAATCCTTCTAAATCCATCCTCAAACCTGGTTCTCACACCCTCGGATAAAGAAAACGTTGATGATGGAGGTGTCGTAGCGGTAGACTGCTCATGGAAGAGAATAGGGGAGACCTTCAATCGAAGATTCCCAGGATTGAACAGGCGCCTACCATCACTTTTGGCAGCTAACCCTGTAAGCTACGCCAAGATAGGAGTCTTAAGTTCAGCTGAAGCCTTAGCGGCCAGCCTCATAATAACAAGCTATAATCAGGAGGGAGAGAGGATTCTGAAGATCTATAAGTGGGGCCAAACATTCCTAACATTAAACATGGAACCTCTGAAGGAATACTCAAGAGCGAAGAGTCTGGAAGATGTTTTGAAGGTTGAGGAGGCCTAC